The proteins below come from a single Chryseobacterium bernardetii genomic window:
- a CDS encoding prolyl oligopeptidase family serine peptidase — MRIRIFVIICSLSVYINAQKTNLAPSKPVTDKYFETNIVDEYRNLENVDDPQTLNWMRSQTAYTKSVLELIPKKDYYLQKRLEIDKRQGNSISHLKISANNKYFYLKKKGDEKVDKLYYRNGFSGKEELLYDPVHYKSSEPHHNFVINYISPSWDGSKIAISMSEKGNEIADVIIMDVKTKYIHPEIITNGAPATFDGIRWTDDNTGFFYVAFSVTDPKSKDFYRNTRTVHYRIGTDPNTIREVFSAKNNPELNITSDQFPMILNFDLEQDYYIGMVVDYQTYRKTYIIRKKDLLEGKNNWKPLSDPSDKAKNLDIIKDQIIFQSSYNSPFVKLCKTSIKNPDFKNGEVLVPEKKDEIIKSYRITKDGIYYTTTKNGVEAKLYLYNEGKDNPIQLPFPSGNIELEINDEKSSDVWITCSGWANDEQRFKYNLKTNTFRPENLAPIAEYPEFKNIVVKEITVKARDGEEVPVSLIYNKDIIKNGQNPLLIDSYGSYGLSSTPFFAKTYLLWVNQGGMVAIAHVRGGGEKGDQWRLAGFKATKPNTWRDLIDCTEYLINEKYTSKEKVAIWGASAGGITVGRAMTERPDLFKVVIAEVGAMNILRDEATVNSQPKEFGSAKDPEEFKGLLEMDAYQHIKKGVQYPATFITGGMNDQRVTPWMPTKFAAKLIADSASDNPVLLKIDFDGGHAANVPIAQRYANIGDMFEFALWQLGHPDYQPKEEIKK, encoded by the coding sequence ATGAGAATAAGAATATTTGTTATTATCTGTTCATTATCTGTTTATATTAACGCTCAAAAAACAAATTTAGCTCCATCCAAACCTGTTACTGATAAGTATTTTGAAACTAATATTGTTGATGAATATAGAAATTTAGAAAATGTAGATGATCCTCAGACTCTGAATTGGATGAGGTCTCAAACAGCTTATACAAAATCTGTTCTTGAGCTGATTCCTAAAAAGGATTATTATTTACAGAAAAGACTGGAGATTGATAAAAGACAGGGTAATTCTATATCTCATTTAAAGATATCAGCTAATAATAAATATTTTTATTTAAAGAAAAAAGGTGATGAGAAAGTAGATAAATTGTATTATCGAAACGGATTTTCGGGAAAAGAAGAACTACTTTATGATCCCGTTCATTACAAAAGTTCTGAACCCCATCACAATTTTGTTATCAATTATATAAGTCCAAGCTGGGATGGTAGTAAGATTGCTATTTCCATGTCTGAAAAAGGAAATGAAATAGCAGATGTAATTATTATGGATGTTAAAACAAAATACATTCATCCTGAGATTATTACTAACGGAGCGCCAGCTACTTTCGACGGAATAAGATGGACTGATGATAATACTGGTTTTTTCTATGTAGCATTTTCGGTGACTGATCCCAAATCCAAGGATTTTTACAGAAATACACGTACCGTTCACTATAGAATAGGTACAGATCCTAATACCATCCGTGAAGTTTTTTCAGCTAAAAATAATCCCGAGTTAAATATAACTAGCGATCAATTTCCAATGATTTTAAATTTTGATCTGGAGCAGGATTATTATATAGGAATGGTAGTAGATTATCAAACTTATAGAAAAACTTATATCATCAGGAAAAAGGATTTATTAGAAGGGAAAAATAATTGGAAACCACTTTCTGACCCAAGTGATAAGGCAAAAAATTTAGATATAATAAAAGATCAGATTATTTTTCAGTCAAGCTATAATTCCCCTTTTGTTAAACTTTGTAAAACCAGTATTAAAAATCCTGATTTTAAAAATGGAGAAGTTTTAGTCCCTGAAAAAAAAGACGAAATCATTAAAAGCTATCGGATTACTAAAGATGGTATTTATTATACAACAACAAAGAATGGGGTAGAAGCTAAATTATATTTATATAATGAAGGAAAAGATAATCCGATTCAACTTCCTTTTCCTTCAGGAAATATTGAGTTAGAAATTAATGATGAAAAATCTTCTGATGTATGGATTACATGCTCAGGCTGGGCAAATGATGAACAACGTTTTAAATATAATTTAAAAACAAATACTTTCAGACCGGAAAATCTTGCTCCTATTGCAGAATATCCAGAATTTAAAAATATTGTAGTTAAAGAAATTACAGTAAAAGCCAGGGATGGTGAAGAAGTTCCTGTTTCCTTAATCTATAATAAAGATATTATTAAGAATGGGCAAAATCCATTGTTAATTGACAGCTATGGATCTTATGGATTGTCCAGTACTCCTTTTTTTGCTAAAACTTATTTATTGTGGGTCAATCAAGGAGGGATGGTTGCCATCGCTCATGTAAGAGGTGGTGGTGAAAAGGGCGATCAATGGAGATTAGCGGGCTTTAAAGCAACAAAGCCTAATACATGGAGAGATTTAATTGATTGCACAGAATATTTAATTAATGAAAAATATACTTCAAAAGAAAAAGTAGCTATCTGGGGTGCAAGCGCAGGAGGAATTACTGTTGGGCGGGCAATGACCGAAAGACCAGACCTTTTTAAAGTTGTGATTGCAGAAGTAGGAGCAATGAATATACTTAGGGATGAAGCTACAGTTAACAGTCAGCCAAAAGAATTTGGATCAGCAAAAGATCCTGAAGAATTTAAAGGATTGCTGGAAATGGATGCTTACCAACATATCAAAAAAGGAGTACAATATCCTGCAACATTCATAACCGGAGGAATGAACGATCAGCGGGTAACTCCCTGGATGCCTACAAAATTTGCCGCTAAATTAATAGCAGATAGCGCTTCAGACAATCCTGTTTTATTGAAGATAGATTTTGATGGCGGGCATGCAGCTAATGTACCTATTGCACAGCGATATGCTAACATAGGAGACATGTTTGAATTTGCATTATGGCAATTAGGGCATCCCGACTATCAGCCAAAAGAAGAAATTAAAAAATAG
- a CDS encoding lantibiotic dehydratase family protein has translation MSRFPYQFFEEYIVRTPLFSCKKFLGVYKAGISDEELKSKFADHPVFLEALYLASPFLHDEIIKWLSAEKQLSQKEHQKLKHTLLKYYSRMSTRCTPFGLFSGVGLGEFHKNCEGREYEDNLYKDYLVRDTKLDMYFLVSLAQHFVKKKEIRNKLLFFPNNTIYKVGTKIRYIEYQYIGGKRDYIISSAPLSEELQHVLKFSKQGKTIQELAEMLITEEITQEEALEFIEELIDNQVLTSEIEPNVSGGDFLDILISVLQRIQVNEANILISIKNKLYEVDQNIGNSISVYAEIEKLIAFFEIEYERKYLFQTDLYHKGKATLSSYWKKELKTAFSFLNKITLAQKNTRLEKFKKAFNRRFEEEEIGLQYVLDSEIGIDYKQNSSLKGIHPYLDSLILPSSEKYQSMNIELNSVQKILNEKLQEALLENLYKIELSDGDFGVEENWDDMPDTISFLTEIVSDNNEEKLFLNGSTTNSAATLLGRFCSEKSEVHKLTKMIADKEKSLNPEYILAEVIHLPEARIGNVIRRPTIRNYEIPYMAQSVLPEENQITLDDLYISLQNNRFVLRSKRLNKEVRPYLTNAHNYFHNTLPVYHFLSDLYSHEIRKSLHFDWGGLKDIYKFLPRVEYKNIILAKASWKISDKDIAFLEHLILDKDLFLSELKNWRDKRKMPVWIQWVEADNTLTLSLENYDMATLFIQTVKKRKTIMVEEFLFHENEDFKHEFVFPMYKLK, from the coding sequence ATGTCTCGTTTTCCCTATCAATTTTTCGAAGAATATATTGTACGTACCCCTTTATTTTCATGTAAAAAATTTCTTGGGGTATATAAGGCTGGAATTTCAGATGAAGAATTAAAAAGTAAATTTGCTGATCATCCGGTTTTTCTGGAAGCACTTTACTTGGCTTCTCCTTTTTTGCATGATGAAATTATAAAATGGTTGAGTGCAGAAAAGCAACTTTCACAAAAAGAACACCAAAAATTAAAACATACCTTATTAAAATATTATAGCCGGATGAGTACCCGTTGTACACCATTCGGCTTATTTTCTGGAGTTGGTTTAGGAGAATTTCATAAAAACTGTGAGGGGAGAGAGTATGAAGATAATTTATATAAAGATTATTTAGTTCGGGATACGAAGCTAGATATGTATTTTCTTGTGTCATTGGCTCAGCATTTTGTAAAAAAGAAGGAAATAAGAAATAAGCTTTTGTTTTTTCCTAATAATACTATTTATAAAGTAGGTACCAAAATCCGCTATATAGAATATCAATATATAGGGGGGAAAAGAGATTATATCATCTCCTCGGCTCCTCTTTCTGAAGAGTTACAACATGTATTGAAGTTTTCAAAACAAGGAAAGACCATACAGGAACTTGCAGAGATGCTGATCACAGAAGAAATAACCCAAGAAGAAGCTTTAGAATTTATAGAAGAGCTGATCGATAATCAGGTTCTTACCAGCGAAATTGAACCTAATGTTTCAGGAGGTGATTTTTTAGATATTCTGATTTCTGTTTTACAAAGGATTCAGGTAAATGAAGCCAATATTTTAATTTCTATAAAAAACAAACTTTATGAAGTAGATCAAAATATTGGTAACTCGATTTCAGTTTATGCAGAAATTGAAAAACTCATTGCATTTTTTGAAATAGAATATGAGCGGAAATATCTATTTCAAACGGATCTATATCATAAAGGTAAAGCCACCTTATCATCCTATTGGAAAAAAGAGCTCAAAACAGCCTTTAGCTTTTTAAATAAAATAACCTTAGCTCAAAAAAATACCCGTTTAGAAAAATTTAAAAAAGCTTTTAATAGAAGATTTGAAGAAGAAGAAATAGGTTTACAATATGTTCTTGACTCTGAAATTGGTATTGATTATAAACAAAACTCCTCATTAAAAGGAATTCATCCTTATTTGGATAGCTTAATACTTCCATCTTCTGAAAAATATCAAAGTATGAATATTGAACTTAATTCGGTTCAAAAGATTCTTAATGAAAAATTACAGGAAGCTTTATTGGAAAATTTATACAAGATTGAATTGTCGGATGGTGATTTTGGGGTAGAGGAAAACTGGGATGACATGCCCGATACAATCTCTTTTCTGACAGAGATTGTATCAGATAATAATGAGGAAAAATTATTCTTAAATGGGAGTACAACAAACAGTGCAGCAACATTATTAGGAAGATTCTGTTCTGAAAAGTCTGAAGTACATAAGCTGACAAAAATGATTGCGGATAAAGAAAAATCTCTCAACCCTGAATATATTTTAGCAGAAGTCATTCATTTGCCTGAAGCAAGAATAGGGAATGTGATTAGAAGGCCTACAATAAGAAATTATGAAATTCCTTATATGGCGCAATCTGTTTTGCCGGAAGAAAATCAAATTACCTTAGATGATCTTTATATTTCATTGCAAAATAATAGATTTGTTTTAAGATCCAAAAGATTGAATAAAGAGGTAAGGCCATATTTGACAAATGCACATAATTATTTTCATAATACCTTGCCGGTTTATCACTTTCTTTCAGATCTTTATTCCCATGAAATAAGAAAAAGCTTACATTTTGATTGGGGTGGACTGAAAGATATTTATAAATTTCTGCCAAGAGTAGAGTATAAAAATATCATCCTGGCCAAAGCTTCCTGGAAGATATCAGATAAAGATATTGCCTTTTTAGAACACTTGATTTTAGATAAAGATCTTTTTTTATCTGAATTAAAAAATTGGAGAGATAAAAGAAAAATGCCTGTATGGATACAATGGGTAGAGGCAGATAATACTTTAACCTTAAGCCTGGAAAATTATGATATGGCTACACTTTTTATTCAGACAGTTAAGAAGAGGAAAACAATCATGGTAGAAGAGTTTTTGTTTCATGAGAATGAGGACTTTAAACATGAATTTGTTTTTCCAATGTATAAATTAAAATGA
- a CDS encoding thiopeptide-type bacteriocin biosynthesis protein, whose product MKRKFIPGSEWLYVKIYTGVKTADIILEEALIPLLQQLHKQNLIKKWFFIRYNDPGIHLRLRFELSDLKYFNKVLLLINDYLEQYINSGEISEFILDTYQREIERYGEETMEEAEFLFWKSSESILYEYIHFDDEEKIIISLYYIDQILECLGSTIQERVNWIKSSNHAFKQEFNADKNLNNQLDKKYRTFIDKYLEFLESDDYAPFRDFILDNINDSKEILQHIKHHSNSLQSFFSSVSHMHINRMFISNQRLFEMIIYDYLFRYYKTLVFKSNKML is encoded by the coding sequence ATGAAGAGAAAATTTATTCCCGGAAGTGAGTGGTTGTATGTTAAAATTTATACAGGTGTAAAAACGGCAGATATTATTTTGGAAGAGGCATTAATACCTTTATTACAACAACTTCATAAACAAAATTTAATAAAAAAATGGTTTTTTATCCGTTATAATGACCCAGGGATTCATCTTCGCCTTAGGTTTGAGCTTTCAGACCTTAAGTATTTTAATAAAGTTCTTTTATTAATAAATGATTATTTGGAGCAATATATAAACTCTGGGGAAATATCAGAGTTTATATTGGATACCTACCAACGGGAAATTGAGCGGTATGGAGAAGAAACAATGGAAGAAGCTGAGTTTTTATTTTGGAAGAGCAGTGAGAGTATACTTTATGAATATATTCACTTTGATGATGAAGAAAAAATTATAATCTCTCTCTATTATATTGATCAGATATTAGAATGCCTTGGATCAACCATTCAGGAAAGAGTAAACTGGATAAAAAGTAGTAATCATGCTTTCAAACAGGAATTCAACGCAGATAAGAACTTGAATAATCAGTTGGATAAAAAATATAGAACATTTATTGATAAATACCTGGAGTTTCTCGAATCAGATGATTATGCTCCTTTTAGAGACTTTATTCTGGATAATATTAATGACTCTAAAGAAATCCTGCAGCATATAAAACATCATTCGAATTCACTTCAGAGTTTCTTTTCCAGTGTATCTCATATGCACATTAACAGAATGTTTATCTCAAACCAGCGACTGTTTGAAATGATTATCTACGATTATTTGTTCAGGTACTATAAAACCCTTGTTTTTAAAAGTAATAAAATGTTATAA
- a CDS encoding DUF3810 domain-containing protein, with translation MMISFFESFFELQKKAHQMLFSWIPFSVGDLVYIVVSIFLLYFLTALFRKQQRHHAMMKILIFINAFYFIYQVFWGMLYFQTPVIKKLSSQDSPDMNKAKKLALQYLEKCKLTRTLVHEDHNGIFIVTNLQAVQQEILLQQTQLPQYISDKKATQISAIKPSLFKKVMNFTGILGYYNPFTAEAQYNSELPHTFIPFTTAHESSHQLGFAREQEANFIGYLMGIHSSNPDLKYSTEYFTLKSLLRFIVEEDPEFVKSIIRNYSPGMRRDRAYEKSFISRHQGWLDDFFGYTNNLFLKSNQQEGSVTYSYFIDLLLNYEK, from the coding sequence ATGATGATTTCTTTTTTTGAAAGTTTTTTTGAACTTCAGAAAAAAGCTCATCAGATGCTGTTCAGCTGGATTCCCTTTTCTGTTGGAGATTTAGTTTATATTGTGGTAAGCATTTTTCTTTTATATTTTTTAACAGCTTTATTCAGAAAGCAGCAGAGACATCATGCGATGATGAAGATACTGATTTTCATCAATGCCTTTTATTTCATTTATCAGGTGTTTTGGGGAATGCTGTATTTCCAGACTCCTGTTATTAAAAAACTTTCCAGCCAGGATAGTCCTGACATGAATAAAGCGAAGAAGCTGGCCTTACAATACCTGGAAAAATGTAAACTTACCCGTACATTGGTACACGAAGATCACAATGGAATATTTATAGTTACCAATCTGCAAGCGGTACAACAGGAAATCCTACTCCAGCAAACACAGCTTCCGCAATATATATCGGATAAAAAAGCAACTCAGATTTCTGCCATTAAACCAAGCTTATTTAAAAAAGTAATGAACTTTACCGGCATATTAGGATATTATAATCCTTTTACCGCAGAAGCTCAGTATAATTCTGAATTACCACATACCTTCATCCCTTTTACAACAGCTCATGAAAGCTCTCACCAGCTTGGATTTGCCAGAGAACAGGAAGCTAATTTTATCGGGTATCTGATGGGAATTCATTCCAGTAATCCGGATTTAAAATACAGCACTGAATACTTCACTCTAAAAAGCCTTTTGAGATTTATAGTTGAAGAAGATCCTGAATTTGTAAAATCTATTATCCGAAATTATTCTCCTGGAATGAGAAGAGACCGCGCTTATGAAAAAAGCTTCATATCCAGACATCAGGGTTGGCTGGATGACTTCTTTGGATATACCAACAATTTGTTCCTAAAGAGTAATCAACAGGAAGGTTCAGTTACCTATTCCTACTTTATTGATCTTCTTCTCAACTATGAAAAATAG
- a CDS encoding MFS transporter, which translates to MSNYSKQTNWAQFIPLVTVFFFWGFVAASNDILIPVFQKAFNLSQKESMLVQICFYVAYTVGSLIYMLVSKSLKQDLINKIGYKNGLIVGLLISALGTLLFYPAANMHSFPLMISGLFIVGLGFSLQQIVANPLAIEVGPTETGSQRLTMAGGINNLGTTIGPLIVSFAIFGSASAANTEASIESVKVPYLILGAAFALVALMLKFSSLPAITPTNAENTDDIIPGEHRTSAFQYPQLVMGMIAIFVYVGVEVSTASNLPAYMEKSLGFETKEVAPYISLYWASLMIGRWTGAVEAFDVNAGFKKILRFLAPYLAFGVFLLVNAIANHDLSPFYVYGFIIVAMIICDILSKGNPARMLLIFSVAGIAALLIGMFTTGMVSVYAFTSVGLFCSTLWPCIFALAINGLGKHTNQGSGYLIMMIMGGGIVSYIQGYIADITNIHFSYIVGVICFAYLAFYAIRVSGILKAQGIDLDKISKGSGH; encoded by the coding sequence ATGTCAAATTATTCTAAACAAACCAATTGGGCCCAATTCATTCCGTTGGTTACTGTATTCTTCTTTTGGGGATTTGTAGCAGCCAGCAATGATATTCTGATCCCGGTTTTTCAAAAAGCCTTTAATTTATCTCAAAAAGAGAGTATGCTTGTGCAGATATGCTTTTATGTAGCGTATACTGTAGGTTCTTTAATTTATATGCTTGTGTCAAAGAGCCTTAAACAGGATTTGATCAACAAAATCGGGTACAAAAACGGTCTTATTGTAGGACTTTTGATTTCTGCATTGGGAACCCTGCTGTTCTACCCTGCTGCCAATATGCATTCTTTCCCGTTAATGATCTCCGGATTATTTATTGTAGGTTTAGGATTCTCTCTCCAGCAGATTGTTGCCAATCCCCTCGCTATTGAGGTAGGTCCTACTGAAACGGGATCACAGAGACTAACAATGGCTGGAGGAATCAATAACCTGGGAACTACTATCGGACCGCTTATTGTTTCATTTGCCATTTTCGGATCTGCAAGTGCAGCCAATACAGAAGCAAGTATAGAAAGCGTAAAAGTTCCTTATCTTATTTTAGGAGCTGCTTTTGCTCTTGTAGCTTTAATGCTTAAATTTTCTTCACTTCCTGCAATCACTCCAACAAACGCTGAAAATACTGATGATATCATTCCGGGAGAACACAGAACTTCTGCATTCCAGTATCCTCAATTGGTTATGGGAATGATTGCTATCTTCGTCTACGTAGGAGTAGAAGTTTCTACAGCAAGTAACCTTCCCGCTTATATGGAAAAAAGCCTTGGGTTTGAAACGAAAGAAGTAGCGCCGTATATTTCATTATACTGGGCTTCATTAATGATTGGCCGTTGGACAGGTGCTGTAGAAGCATTTGACGTGAATGCCGGCTTCAAAAAAATCTTGAGATTCCTTGCTCCTTATCTGGCGTTCGGTGTATTTTTATTGGTAAACGCTATTGCCAACCATGATCTTTCTCCGTTCTATGTATATGGATTTATCATTGTTGCTATGATCATCTGTGATATTTTAAGTAAAGGAAACCCGGCAAGAATGCTTTTAATCTTTTCCGTGGCAGGAATTGCTGCATTACTTATCGGTATGTTTACGACCGGAATGGTATCTGTGTATGCATTTACCAGCGTAGGCCTTTTCTGTTCTACTTTATGGCCATGTATCTTTGCACTGGCCATCAACGGACTTGGAAAGCATACTAACCAGGGATCCGGATATCTGATTATGATGATTATGGGCGGGGGTATCGTAAGCTATATACAAGGATATATTGCTGATATTACAAATATTCACTTCAGTTATATCGTAGGGGTTATTTGTTTTGCTTATCTTGCATTCTATGCGATCCGTGTGAGTGGAATCTTAAAAGCCCAAGGCATTGATCTTGATAAAATATCTAAAGGCAGTGGTCATTAA
- a CDS encoding lysophospholipid acyltransferase family protein produces the protein MAKILNYLWRFWLLLLAFVLTITLGIPVYILSFNKKHYRHAYKFIRLWCFGMFYGMGFRYDLIKLSEQEKDKTKEYVFISNHTSIMDIMLTCILFPHHPICFVGKKELVKIPIFGTIYKRVCVMVDRASARSRADVYRRCAEKMEEGNSIAIFPEGGVPDDTSIILDDFKDGAFMLSSKHQSPIAVYTFIGLKEMFPFENSKGYPGRVKVYFNGIIEPTDSPKDLKAEAYEEIKNTLIRYSVESK, from the coding sequence GTGGCAAAAATTTTAAATTATCTCTGGAGGTTTTGGTTGTTGTTATTAGCATTTGTTCTAACAATCACTCTTGGGATTCCCGTTTATATTTTATCCTTTAATAAAAAGCATTATCGGCATGCGTATAAATTTATCCGGCTATGGTGCTTTGGCATGTTTTACGGAATGGGCTTCCGATATGACCTTATTAAACTTTCTGAACAAGAAAAAGACAAAACCAAAGAGTATGTTTTCATCTCAAATCATACTTCAATTATGGACATCATGCTGACCTGTATTCTTTTTCCGCACCATCCAATCTGTTTTGTTGGAAAAAAGGAGCTTGTTAAGATCCCTATTTTCGGGACGATTTACAAAAGGGTATGTGTGATGGTAGACAGGGCAAGCGCAAGAAGCCGTGCTGATGTGTACCGCAGATGTGCTGAAAAGATGGAGGAGGGCAACAGCATTGCCATTTTTCCTGAAGGAGGTGTGCCGGATGACACTTCCATTATTCTGGATGATTTTAAGGATGGAGCTTTTATGCTGTCTTCAAAACATCAATCTCCTATTGCTGTTTATACCTTTATTGGCCTCAAGGAAATGTTCCCTTTTGAAAATTCAAAAGGCTATCCGGGAAGAGTAAAGGTATATTTTAATGGAATTATTGAACCTACTGATTCGCCTAAAGACCTAAAGGCAGAGGCTTATGAGGAAATAAAAAATACCTTAATCAGGTATTCCGTTGAAAGTAAATAG
- a CDS encoding GtrA family protein, whose product MKEILIRQKQVLFFIIAGGLSAIVEIGSFKIFSTYLPHFFARETNFYGVHYPLSNIFSTSCGIISNYFLSIWFVFERGKHSKKREFAYFMAVSFISTLLSLGFFQVFYSFIFKDNINLIFYTLSPEMISKIAAILLVSILNYSVKKKVIFNG is encoded by the coding sequence ATGAAAGAAATACTTATACGCCAGAAACAGGTTTTGTTCTTCATTATTGCAGGAGGATTAAGTGCCATTGTTGAGATTGGCAGTTTCAAAATATTCAGCACTTACCTGCCTCACTTCTTTGCAAGAGAAACTAACTTTTATGGTGTACACTATCCTTTAAGTAATATTTTTTCTACCAGCTGCGGAATCATCAGCAATTACTTTCTGAGCATCTGGTTTGTTTTTGAAAGAGGGAAACATTCTAAAAAGAGAGAGTTTGCTTATTTCATGGCGGTATCATTTATTTCTACTTTACTGAGTCTTGGCTTTTTTCAGGTATTTTACAGTTTTATATTTAAAGATAATATCAATTTAATTTTTTATACCTTGAGCCCGGAAATGATAAGCAAGATTGCTGCAATCCTGTTGGTTTCCATTCTTAATTATTCGGTAAAAAAGAAAGTAATTTTTAACGGTTAA
- a CDS encoding BadF/BadG/BcrA/BcrD ATPase family protein, translating to MVAIVDSGSTKSDWVILDDFKKVFLKTETIGFNPNFINRELITPEIQKNSNLMLVKNSITKVFFYGSGCGVEKNRETIETELKKVFDKSEIIVKEDLMAAAYAAYKGNPAIVCILGTGSNSCYFDGKDVKIELPSLGFLMGDEGSGSAIGKQLVRRYFMKKLPADLHHEFEAVYKLTIEDALKHMYHAPRPNAYLADFNKFVVERKDHPYFVNMVSEEMKSFFEYQVMPYREAHDAEINFIGSIAYYYENIVRSVAEELNLNVGHVVQKPIESLVDYHIKYIL from the coding sequence ATGGTTGCTATTGTAGATAGTGGTTCTACTAAATCAGATTGGGTAATTCTTGATGATTTCAAAAAGGTTTTTCTGAAAACCGAAACCATTGGATTCAATCCAAATTTTATCAACAGAGAACTTATCACTCCCGAAATACAGAAGAACAGCAACCTGATGTTGGTAAAGAATTCGATCACCAAAGTATTTTTTTATGGCTCCGGATGTGGGGTAGAAAAAAACCGCGAAACCATCGAGACCGAACTTAAGAAAGTATTTGATAAATCTGAAATCATAGTTAAGGAAGATCTGATGGCCGCTGCTTATGCTGCCTATAAAGGGAACCCTGCAATTGTGTGTATTTTAGGCACAGGGTCAAACTCATGTTATTTTGATGGTAAAGATGTGAAGATTGAATTGCCATCCCTTGGGTTCCTGATGGGAGACGAGGGAAGTGGAAGTGCCATAGGAAAACAGCTTGTACGCAGATATTTCATGAAAAAACTCCCTGCAGATCTTCATCATGAATTTGAAGCAGTTTATAAACTTACCATAGAAGATGCATTGAAACACATGTATCATGCTCCAAGACCAAATGCTTATTTGGCTGATTTCAATAAATTTGTTGTGGAAAGGAAGGATCATCCTTACTTTGTGAACATGGTTTCCGAAGAAATGAAAAGTTTCTTCGAATACCAGGTTATGCCTTATCGGGAAGCCCATGATGCTGAGATCAACTTTATTGGCTCCATTGCTTATTATTATGAAAATATTGTACGCTCTGTAGCAGAAGAACTTAATTTAAATGTGGGACATGTAGTTCAGAAACCAATTGAAAGCTTAGTAGATTACCACATTAAATATATACTCTAA